A genomic region of Zea mays cultivar B73 chromosome 6, Zm-B73-REFERENCE-NAM-5.0, whole genome shotgun sequence contains the following coding sequences:
- the LOC541897 gene encoding aquaporin TIP4-1: MAKLMNKLVDSFEHDEILDVGCVRAVLAELVLTFLFVFTGVSAAMAAGSDGKPGDAMPMATLAAVAIAHALAAGVLVTAGFHVSGGHLNPAVTVGLMVRGHITKLRAVLYVAAQLLASSAACVLLRFLSGGMVTPVHALGRGISPMQGLVMEVILTFSLLFVTYAMILDPRSQVRAIGPLLTGLIVGANSLAGGNFTGASMNPARSFGPALATGDWTNHWVYWIGPLLGGPLAGFVYESLFLVQKMHEPLLNGEV; encoded by the exons ATGGCGAAGCTCATGAACAAGCTGGTCGATTCGTTCGAGCACGACGAGATACTGGACGTCGGCTGCGTGCGCGCCGTGCTGGCCGAGCTCGTCCTCACCTTCCTCTTCGTCTTCACCGGCGTCTCCGCCGCCATGGCCGCCG GATCCGACGGGAAGCCCGGCGACGCTATGCCGATGGCGACGCTGGCGGCGGTGGCAATCGCGCACGCGCTGGCCGCTGGCGTCCTGGTGACGGCCGGGTTCCACGTCTCCGGCGGCCACCTGAACCCCGCGGTGACGGTGGGGCTCATGGTGCGCGGCCACATCACCAAGCTCCGGGCGGTGCTGTACGTCGCCGCCCAGCTGCTGGCCTCCTCCGCCGCCTGCGTCCTCCTCCGCTTCCTCAGCGGCGGCATG GTGACCCCGGTGCACGCCCTGGGCAGGGGCATCAGCCCGATGCAGGGCCTGGTGATGGAGGTCATCCTCACCTTCTCCCTGCTCTTCGTCACCTACGCCATGATCCTGGACCCGCGGAGCCAGGTCCGCGCCATCGGCCCGCTGCTGACGGGCCTCATCGTCGGCGCCAACAGCCTCGCCGGCGGCAACTTCACCGGCGCGTCCATGAACCCGGCACGCTCCTTCGGCCCGGCCCTGGCCACCGGGGACTGGACAAACCACTGGGTCTACTGGATCGGCCCGCTGCTCGGCGGGCCCCTGGCAGGCTTCGTGTACGAGTCGCTGTTCCTGGTGCAGAAGATGCACGAGCCGCTGCTCAATGGGGAAGTCTGA
- the LOC541897 gene encoding aquaporin TIP4-1 isoform X1, protein MAKLMNKLVDSFEHDEILDVGCVRAVLAELVLTFLFVFTGVSAAMAAGKDRSFSPFMKRTWLCTRAGSDGKPGDAMPMATLAAVAIAHALAAGVLVTAGFHVSGGHLNPAVTVGLMVRGHITKLRAVLYVAAQLLASSAACVLLRFLSGGMVTPVHALGRGISPMQGLVMEVILTFSLLFVTYAMILDPRSQVRAIGPLLTGLIVGANSLAGGNFTGASMNPARSFGPALATGDWTNHWVYWIGPLLGGPLAGFVYESLFLVQKMHEPLLNGEV, encoded by the exons ATGGCGAAGCTCATGAACAAGCTGGTCGATTCGTTCGAGCACGACGAGATACTGGACGTCGGCTGCGTGCGCGCCGTGCTGGCCGAGCTCGTCCTCACCTTCCTCTTCGTCTTCACCGGCGTCTCCGCCGCCATGGCCGCCG GAAAAGACAGGTCCTTTTCCCCCTTTATGAAACGTACGTGGCTCTGCACGCGCGCAGGATCCGACGGGAAGCCCGGCGACGCTATGCCGATGGCGACGCTGGCGGCGGTGGCAATCGCGCACGCGCTGGCCGCTGGCGTCCTGGTGACGGCCGGGTTCCACGTCTCCGGCGGCCACCTGAACCCCGCGGTGACGGTGGGGCTCATGGTGCGCGGCCACATCACCAAGCTCCGGGCGGTGCTGTACGTCGCCGCCCAGCTGCTGGCCTCCTCCGCCGCCTGCGTCCTCCTCCGCTTCCTCAGCGGCGGCATG GTGACCCCGGTGCACGCCCTGGGCAGGGGCATCAGCCCGATGCAGGGCCTGGTGATGGAGGTCATCCTCACCTTCTCCCTGCTCTTCGTCACCTACGCCATGATCCTGGACCCGCGGAGCCAGGTCCGCGCCATCGGCCCGCTGCTGACGGGCCTCATCGTCGGCGCCAACAGCCTCGCCGGCGGCAACTTCACCGGCGCGTCCATGAACCCGGCACGCTCCTTCGGCCCGGCCCTGGCCACCGGGGACTGGACAAACCACTGGGTCTACTGGATCGGCCCGCTGCTCGGCGGGCCCCTGGCAGGCTTCGTGTACGAGTCGCTGTTCCTGGTGCAGAAGATGCACGAGCCGCTGCTCAATGGGGAAGTCTGA